A single genomic interval of Hemiscyllium ocellatum isolate sHemOce1 chromosome 41 unlocalized genomic scaffold, sHemOce1.pat.X.cur. SUPER_41_unloc_9, whole genome shotgun sequence harbors:
- the LOC132808892 gene encoding F-box/LRR-repeat protein 19-like, with amino-acid sequence MTDVNRTIAGIVLMESITLTAYAINFVIDNVFQPSAGARDDAAKLLIVITDGKRSPGDLDLTAVIAKAQKAQIIRCAIGVGNDFANGSEAEAELRNIASTPEYLIKVQRYDDLHNIFEGMKAKIYNIKGTQGSSNESSFEMEMAQSGFSVRVTEECEWDCVFTLSDNPSAGQRWYPVTGSERCCDKQLWTKIDLSRQKSITPAMLSGIIRRQPVTLDLSWTSISKKQLMWLINRLQGLKELILSGCSWSSVSALCSASCSSLRLLDLRWVEDMKDSHLRELISPPSDTRPGQNEHRGRLPSLSELRLSGLDINDSSLRLLVRHLPQLSSLDLSHCPHVGDQSVNVLTAANSQLRDNLTAINLSGCNCVTDQCLVLFHRCPRLALLDLRCCKLVTLEACQHFAKDCSPSPSFHCSPDKLLLRDS; translated from the exons ATGACAGACGTTAACCGGACCATCGCGGGCATCGTCCTGATGGAGAGCATCACCCTCACGGCCTACGCCATCAACTtcgtgat CGACAACGTTTTCCAACCGAGCGCGGGAGCCAGGGACGATGCGGCCAAGCTGCTCATCGTCATCACTGACGGCAAGAGGTCCCCCGGGGACTTGGACCTGACCGCGGTCATCGCCAAAGCCCAGAAGGCCCAGATCATCCGCTGTGCTATCGGG GTAGGCAATGACTTCGCCAACGGGAGTGAGGCTGAGGCTGAGCTGAGGAACATCGCCTCAACCCCCGAGTACCTCATCAAAGTCCAGCGCTACGACGACCTCCACAACATCTTCGAGGGAATGAAGGCCAAGATCTACAACATCAAGG GGACCCAAGGGTCGTCCAATGAGAGTTCATTCGAGATGGAGATGGCTCAGTCTGGTTTTAGTGTTCGGGTCACCGAG GAGTGTGAGTGGGATTGTGTGTTCACCCTGAGTGATAACCCATCTGCAGGCCAGCGTTGGTACCCAGTGACTGGGTCGGAAAG gtGCTGTGACAAACAGCTGTGGACCAAGATAGACCTGAGCAGACAGAAGTCGATCACCCCGGCCATGCTGAGTGGGATCATCAGGAGACAGCCGGTGACCCTGGACCTCAGCTGGACCAGTATCTCCAAGAAGCAGCTCATGTGGCTCATTAACCGGCTGCAGG GCCTGAAGGAGCTGATCCTGTCAGGATGTTCCTGGTCCTCGGTGTCCGCCCTGTGCTCTGCCAGCTGTTCCAGCCTGAGGCTCCTCGATCTCCGCTGGGTGGAGGACATGAAGGACTCGCACCTCCGTGAGCTCATCTCCCCTCCGAGTGACACTCGGCCAG GTCAGAACGAGCACCGGGGGCGATTGCCGAGCCTGTCGGAGCTGCGGCTCTCCGGCCTGGACATCAACGACTCCTCCCTGCGGCTGCTGGTGCGCCACCTTCCCCAGTTGAGCAGCCTGGACCTGAGTCACTGCCCGCACGTGGGAGACCAGTCCGTCAACGTCCTGACTGCGGCCAACTCCCAACTCCGAGATAATCTCACCGCGATCAACCTGTCAG GCTGTAACTGTGTGACTGACCAGTGCCTGGTGCTGTTCCACCGTTGCCCGCGCCTGGCGCTGCTGGACCTGCGTTGCTGCAAGCTGGTCACGCTGGAAGCGTGCCAGCACTTCGCCAAGGACTGCTCGCCCAGCCCCTCCTTCCACTGCTCCCCGGACAAACTCCTACTGAGGGACAGCTAA